One region of Esox lucius isolate fEsoLuc1 chromosome 17, fEsoLuc1.pri, whole genome shotgun sequence genomic DNA includes:
- the LOC105016856 gene encoding cytokine-inducible SH2-containing protein: protein MVARTMSSMQQDHSETRRLFCQNPTGLIHNPAEDLRCITTTFHYLHNSGWYWGPISASEARDALQNLSVGTFLVRDSSHPLYMLTLSVKTACGPTNVRIEYSGGRFRLDSSSPGPPRLLSFPDVCSLVQHYVGSGQTQQGKRAELEDTHQPKAKPSSPQDAPKDNAVLLKLMRPLSLPQAFPSLQHLTRLTINCQTDFPELLPLPRPLLCYLQDYPFKI, encoded by the exons ATGGTTGCCAGGACGATGAGCAGCATGCAGCAGGATCACAGCGAAACACGGAGGTTGTTTTGCCAGAACCCAACAGGCCTCATCCACAACCCCGCAGAGGACCTACGCTGCATCACCACCACCTTCCATTACCTGCATAACTCAG GCTGGTATTGGGGGCCCATTTCAGCCAGTGAGGCCCGGGACGCTCTCCAGAATTTGTCCGTGGGAACCTTCCTGGTACGCGACAGCAGCCACCCGCTCTATATGTTGACCCTGTCGGTGAAGACGGCGTGTGGCCCCACAAACGTACGTATCGAGTACAGCGGGGGTCGCTTCCGCCTGGACTCCAGCTCCCCAGGCCCCCCTCGCTTGCTGTCCTTCCCCGATGTCTGCAGCCTGGTGCAACACTACGTGGGATCCGGGCAGACACAACAGGGCAAACGAGCAGAATTGGAGGACACCCATCAACCTAAAGCCAAACCGAGCTCACCTCAGGATGCACCAAAGGACAATGCTGTACTGCTTAAGTTGATGCGCCCCCTGTCCCTGCCTCAGGCCTTCCCCTCTCTTCAGCACCTCACGCGCCTCACCATCAACTGCCAAACTGACTTTCCGGAACTGCTGCCCCTGCCACGGCCTCTATTGTGCTACCTGCAGGACTACCCGTTCAAGATATGA